One window from the genome of Deinococcus sp. NW-56 encodes:
- a CDS encoding Rieske 2Fe-2S domain-containing protein produces the protein MTGEGERPRARRLTRRRLLENWWVLPVAGTLGTFGYMGWYASRVTLGKRDAGEPQFQPGAAVRVASAGQLAQAWAEVPFSYDGRPCVALRLPEPVPGGLSVEGRHYAAYSRICTHLGCPVVLVRDPEVLAFAYNYRPPREDQHPQLGCPCHYSVFDPLKAGEAVFGKANGPLPRVRLEARDGDLYATGIEPAAPLGG, from the coding sequence GTGACGGGCGAGGGCGAGCGGCCCAGGGCACGCCGCCTGACGCGCCGCCGACTGCTGGAAAACTGGTGGGTCCTGCCCGTCGCGGGCACGCTGGGGACCTTCGGATACATGGGCTGGTACGCCTCGCGGGTGACGCTGGGCAAGCGGGACGCGGGCGAACCCCAGTTTCAGCCGGGAGCGGCGGTGCGGGTGGCCTCGGCGGGGCAACTGGCCCAGGCGTGGGCGGAGGTGCCGTTTTCCTACGACGGCCGCCCCTGCGTGGCGCTGCGGCTCCCGGAGCCGGTCCCCGGTGGCCTGAGCGTGGAGGGCCGCCACTACGCCGCCTACAGCCGCATCTGCACCCACCTGGGCTGCCCGGTGGTCCTCGTGCGCGACCCGGAGGTGCTGGCCTTCGCGTACAACTACCGCCCGCCGAGGGAAGACCAGCACCCGCAACTGGGGTGCCCCTGCCACTACAGCGTCTTTGACCCGTTGAAGGCGGGTGAGGCCGTCTTCGGCAAGGCGAATGGGCCGCTGCCCCGTGTCCGGTTGGAGGCGCGGGACGGCGACCTCTACGCGACGGGCATCGAACCCGCGGCGCCGCTGGGGGGCTGA
- a CDS encoding TlpA family protein disulfide reductase yields the protein MTELSPSSNPTPAPAPLWRRLLPPVLAATLVAVLGVALLSPSRNATDGGPLVGKPAPEFTLESLDGAQVSLAALQGRPVVLNFWASWCEPCREEAPLFRELGEKRGGENGPAILGILFQETKEQNARDFIREYALAYPNLRDPGIKTGINYGVAGIPETVFIDQEGIIRHVDRGGLSRERLNVGLEKIGVEGI from the coding sequence ATGACTGAACTCTCCCCTTCTTCCAATCCGACCCCCGCTCCCGCGCCCCTGTGGCGGCGACTGCTTCCGCCCGTGCTGGCGGCCACGCTGGTGGCGGTGCTGGGCGTGGCGCTGCTCAGCCCCTCCCGCAATGCCACCGACGGCGGCCCCCTGGTGGGCAAGCCCGCGCCCGAGTTCACGCTGGAAAGCCTGGACGGGGCGCAGGTGAGCCTCGCTGCATTGCAGGGCCGCCCGGTCGTGCTGAACTTCTGGGCCTCGTGGTGCGAGCCGTGCCGTGAGGAAGCGCCGCTCTTCCGCGAACTGGGCGAGAAGCGGGGCGGCGAGAACGGCCCTGCCATCCTGGGCATCCTTTTTCAGGAGACCAAGGAGCAGAACGCCCGCGACTTTATCCGCGAGTACGCCTTGGCCTATCCCAACCTGCGCGATCCCGGCATCAAGACCGGAATCAACTACGGGGTGGCGGGGATTCCCGAGACCGTGTTCATTGACCAGGAGGGCATCATCCGCCACGTGGACCGGGGCGGGCTGAGCCGCGAGCGGCTGAACGTGGGCCTGGAGAAGATCGGGGTGGAGGGGATTTGA
- a CDS encoding N-acetyltransferase has translation MDLTFTQGDLGAASAVLTATAARLLERGEPLWPLPSLTPERLSRHYPPEGWRVAWLRGEAVGTYVLLDADPLFWPDDPPGQARYLHKLGVHPAAQGRGLAHALLAEAARETREAGGAFLRLDTAATRPKLRALYESAGFRAVDEMTVKGFFVVCYELGVG, from the coding sequence GTGGACCTGACCTTTACTCAGGGCGACCTCGGCGCCGCCTCCGCCGTGCTGACCGCCACCGCCGCCCGGCTGCTGGAGCGGGGCGAACCGCTGTGGCCGCTGCCCAGCCTGACGCCGGAGCGCCTGAGCCGTCACTACCCGCCGGAGGGCTGGCGGGTCGCGTGGCTCCGAGGTGAGGCCGTGGGCACCTACGTGCTGCTGGACGCCGACCCCCTCTTCTGGCCGGACGACCCGCCGGGGCAGGCCCGCTACCTCCACAAGCTCGGCGTCCATCCGGCAGCGCAGGGGCGGGGCCTGGCCCACGCGCTGCTGGCCGAGGCCGCCCGCGAAACCCGCGAGGCCGGGGGCGCCTTCCTGCGGCTGGACACCGCCGCCACCCGCCCCAAACTCCGCGCCCTGTACGAGTCGGCGGGCTTCCGGGCGGTGGACGAGATGACGGTGAAGGGCTTTTTCGTGGTGTGTTACGAACTCGGCGTGGGCTGA
- a CDS encoding cytochrome c-type biogenesis protein CcmH, whose translation MSLLLSTSFALTTDQALRAEAIGDNLRCPICTGEPITQSTNDISREMLRDVREQVAAGRSDAEIYSYFAARYGNFVLLDPPKDGVGMLLWGAPLAALGAGGLVLWRFLRRKPTAAAAATPEAEGDTFDPYLAEVQRQTRRKEGA comes from the coding sequence ATGAGCCTGCTGCTCTCCACTTCTTTCGCCCTGACGACCGATCAGGCCCTCCGCGCCGAGGCCATCGGGGACAACCTGCGCTGCCCGATCTGCACCGGGGAACCCATCACGCAGAGCACGAACGACATCAGCCGCGAGATGCTGCGCGACGTGCGCGAGCAGGTGGCGGCGGGGCGCAGCGACGCGGAGATCTACAGCTATTTCGCCGCGCGGTACGGCAACTTCGTGCTGCTGGACCCGCCAAAGGACGGCGTGGGGATGCTGCTGTGGGGCGCTCCGCTGGCGGCACTGGGGGCGGGGGGGCTGGTGCTGTGGCGCTTCCTGCGGCGCAAGCCCACCGCCGCCGCTGCCGCCACGCCCGAGGCCGAGGGGGACACCTTTGACCCCTACCTCGCCGAAGTGCAGCGCCAGACGCGGCGCAAGGAGGGGGCGTGA
- a CDS encoding MaoC family dehydratase, which produces MNEDLLRPQGRYFEELTPGTVIRHRVTRTLTEADNVLFTTLTMNPQPLHLDREYAAATEFGQPLVNSLLTLSLLVGLSVHELTLGTLVANLGLDGVVFPKPVFHGDTIRAESEVLEARESRSRPDAGIVVVEHRAINQRGEVVARCKRTALMQRRPATD; this is translated from the coding sequence ATGAACGAAGACCTACTGCGCCCCCAGGGCCGCTATTTCGAAGAACTCACCCCCGGCACCGTCATTCGCCACCGCGTGACCCGCACGCTGACGGAGGCCGACAACGTGTTGTTCACCACGCTGACGATGAATCCCCAGCCCCTGCACCTCGACCGGGAGTACGCCGCCGCGACCGAGTTCGGGCAGCCGCTGGTGAACAGCCTGCTGACGCTGAGCCTGCTCGTCGGCCTGAGTGTCCATGAGCTGACGCTGGGGACGCTGGTGGCAAATCTGGGGCTGGACGGGGTGGTCTTTCCCAAGCCCGTTTTCCACGGCGACACCATCCGCGCCGAGTCCGAGGTGCTCGAAGCCCGCGAGAGCCGCAGCCGCCCGGACGCGGGCATCGTGGTGGTGGAGCACCGGGCGATCAACCAGCGCGGCGAGGTGGTGGCGCGGTGCAAACGGACGGCGCTGATGCAGCGGCGGCCTGCTACCGACTAA
- a CDS encoding benzoate/H(+) symporter BenE family transporter has product MGAPYACRGRPGMSGGLSVCRGPTVLGPAVLECGAMPPTADLPRSSRPTLRDLWRDASGSAVVAGFVAVVVGAASSIGLLVGAARDFGLTPGQTASWVLACYLAISVSGGWLSWHYRAPIKMAWSTPGLALVASLAAAGDLGYAEVLGAYVLTAGVMTALGWSGAFERLTSRIPAALANALLAGVLLPFVLGAFRALPQAPVPVGGMLLVFLAGRVWFARWAVPAALLAGAGLSLAVGAVGPLTGGGLGALVWTTPEFSLRGAVTLALPLTILTLASQQLPGVAVLRACGYGRVPTSPLITGSGLASLLSAPFGAHTTNLAAITAAIAAGEEAHPDPARRWVAGLSAAFFYLMLGVFAGWVVGAVAAVPPPVVAALAGLALVTTTLSSLTAALEGDYGREAAFLTLAVTASGVTLLGVGSAVWGLVLGGAVLWVKGRR; this is encoded by the coding sequence ATGGGCGCACCCTACGCCTGCCGGGGGCGCCCCGGCATGAGCGGCGGCTTGAGCGTCTGCCGAGGCCCCACCGTGCTAGGCCCCGCCGTGCTGGAATGCGGGGCGATGCCTCCCACCGCCGACCTGCCCCGTTCCTCACGGCCAACCCTGCGCGACCTGTGGCGCGACGCCTCGGGATCGGCGGTCGTGGCGGGCTTTGTCGCGGTGGTCGTCGGGGCGGCGAGCAGCATCGGGCTGCTGGTGGGGGCGGCGCGGGACTTCGGGCTGACGCCGGGGCAGACGGCGAGCTGGGTGCTGGCCTGTTACCTCGCGATCAGCGTGTCGGGCGGGTGGCTGAGCTGGCACTACCGCGCCCCGATCAAGATGGCCTGGAGCACGCCGGGACTGGCGCTGGTGGCCTCGCTCGCGGCGGCTGGGGACCTGGGCTATGCCGAGGTGCTGGGCGCCTACGTCCTGACCGCCGGGGTGATGACGGCCCTGGGGTGGAGCGGGGCCTTCGAGCGCCTGACCTCGCGGATTCCGGCGGCGCTGGCGAACGCGCTGCTGGCCGGGGTGCTGCTGCCCTTCGTGCTGGGGGCGTTCCGGGCGCTGCCGCAGGCCCCGGTGCCGGTGGGCGGCATGCTGCTGGTCTTTTTGGCGGGGCGGGTGTGGTTTGCCCGCTGGGCGGTTCCGGCGGCGCTGCTGGCGGGGGCCGGGCTGTCGCTGGCGGTCGGCGCAGTCGGGCCGCTCACCGGGGGCGGGCTGGGTGCGCTGGTCTGGACCACGCCCGAGTTTTCACTGCGGGGTGCAGTCACGCTGGCGCTGCCGCTGACCATCCTGACGCTGGCCTCGCAGCAGCTTCCGGGGGTGGCCGTGCTGCGGGCCTGCGGGTACGGGCGGGTGCCCACCTCGCCGCTGATCACCGGCTCGGGGCTGGCGAGCCTGCTCTCGGCACCGTTCGGGGCGCATACCACCAACCTCGCGGCGATCACGGCGGCCATCGCCGCGGGCGAGGAAGCCCACCCCGACCCCGCCCGGCGCTGGGTCGCGGGCCTGAGCGCGGCCTTCTTCTACCTGATGCTGGGGGTCTTCGCGGGCTGGGTGGTGGGCGCGGTGGCGGCGGTCCCCCCGCCCGTGGTCGCGGCGTTGGCGGGACTGGCGCTGGTCACGACCACCCTCTCCAGCCTCACGGCAGCGCTGGAGGGCGACTATGGGCGCGAGGCCGCTTTCCTCACCCTGGCGGTCACCGCGAGCGGCGTGACCCTGCTGGGGGTGGGGAGTGCGGTGTGGGGGCTGGTGCTGGGGGGGGCGGTGCTGTGGGTGAAGGGGCGACGGTAG
- a CDS encoding MATE family efflux transporter — MSTVPLPSTRTHLPDILRLALPASAEAVIQLLFNFLAQLIVATLGATAVAAVGLSNNVTMVLMFTLATLGSGAGILVARAHGAGDRGAVNRTAGTALLLALGVTTLIVAGLYTSAGPVLGLLGAPADLLAAATPFFQVALLSVPLIVLSVVAGNVLRSLERPRIPMVATLIAAAVNVGVGYALVHGAFGLPRLGLVGAAWGALAGQAVRVGLLAAFLYGPRGPIAPAWSGVGVGGRVLVRDLLNLSLPLAATQLAWSGGNLLYALFLARLGTEVLAGVQIGYTLEGIFVVASSGLVPAATALIGQAVGQRDAALAAERARAVERFGLVTGVTFGVLFALSALVLPLLYPSVGAEVRGIALATILVNAAVQVVKVANMVRGAGVLPSGSDTRGVLIGDAISAFGVGLPLAWLLAFPLGLGFWGVLVARVLEEVVKIAIFTWRRRKLSWGQVIAGQTALNAATD; from the coding sequence TTGTCGACCGTCCCCCTGCCATCCACCCGCACCCACCTGCCGGACATTCTGCGGCTGGCCCTGCCCGCGAGCGCCGAAGCTGTCATTCAACTCCTCTTCAACTTCCTGGCCCAACTGATCGTCGCGACCCTGGGAGCCACGGCAGTCGCGGCGGTCGGCCTGTCCAACAACGTCACGATGGTCCTGATGTTCACCCTCGCCACCCTGGGGTCGGGCGCGGGCATCCTCGTTGCGCGGGCACATGGGGCGGGGGACCGGGGCGCGGTGAACCGGACGGCGGGCACCGCCCTGCTGCTCGCCCTGGGGGTGACCACCCTGATCGTGGCGGGCTTGTACACCTCCGCTGGTCCGGTGCTGGGGCTGCTGGGGGCTCCGGCGGACCTGCTCGCGGCCGCCACGCCCTTCTTTCAGGTCGCGCTGCTGAGCGTGCCCCTGATCGTGCTGAGCGTGGTCGCGGGCAATGTCCTGCGCTCGCTGGAGCGGCCCCGCATCCCGATGGTCGCCACCCTGATTGCGGCGGCAGTCAACGTGGGGGTGGGCTACGCGCTGGTGCATGGGGCCTTCGGGCTGCCCCGGCTGGGGCTGGTCGGTGCGGCGTGGGGAGCGCTGGCCGGGCAGGCGGTGCGGGTCGGGCTGCTGGCCGCCTTCCTCTATGGCCCGCGCGGTCCCATTGCCCCGGCGTGGTCGGGGGTAGGGGTGGGGGGCCGCGTGCTGGTGCGCGACCTGCTGAACCTCTCGCTGCCGCTGGCGGCCACCCAGCTTGCCTGGAGCGGGGGCAACCTGCTCTACGCCCTCTTCCTGGCGCGGCTGGGCACCGAGGTGCTGGCGGGCGTGCAGATCGGCTACACGCTGGAGGGCATCTTCGTGGTGGCGTCGTCCGGGCTGGTGCCTGCCGCCACCGCCTTGATCGGGCAGGCGGTCGGGCAGCGCGACGCGGCCCTCGCCGCCGAGCGGGCGCGGGCGGTCGAGCGGTTCGGGCTGGTGACCGGCGTCACCTTCGGGGTGCTGTTCGCCCTCTCCGCGTTGGTCCTGCCGCTCCTTTACCCCAGCGTGGGCGCCGAAGTGCGAGGAATCGCGCTGGCGACCATTCTGGTCAACGCCGCCGTGCAGGTCGTCAAGGTCGCCAATATGGTGCGCGGAGCGGGCGTCCTGCCGTCGGGCAGCGACACGCGCGGCGTGCTGATCGGGGACGCGATCAGCGCCTTCGGGGTGGGGCTGCCGCTCGCGTGGCTGCTCGCCTTTCCCCTGGGGCTGGGGTTCTGGGGCGTGCTCGTCGCCCGCGTGCTGGAGGAGGTCGTGAAGATCGCCATCTTTACCTGGCGGCGGCGGAAGCTGTCGTGGGGCCAGGTGATCGCCGGGCAGACGGCCCTGAACGCGGCGACGGACTGA
- a CDS encoding c-type cytochrome, which translates to MLSLILLALIVGVSLWLVLSPLGAAAPSDPDAPERERLTAERDRLYGELAALTDERRRPDLERRAALTLRALDALPPAPPPANRAGRTRRLALIGVGLAALVTVAGAVTFVPRWQLAALSPREAQTVQNSLALPELRRRAEASRSVADYLAWGRAAFDSALYDEASSAYAAALRLDPRQPEALRRLGIVLLTRPAQGGKALGPEEAEQAFLLVQTAAGLAPNDAESQLFLGFALVRFGEDEAALTALERYRTLNPSGRDADETITDIRARQNESDPGLRVYAANCASCHGANGGGGALGPSLRVSNLSRDGLRQIILQGKGAMPAYPNLGTDDLNALLDVLERWQKEGE; encoded by the coding sequence ATGCTGAGCCTCATCCTGCTGGCCCTGATCGTGGGCGTGTCGCTGTGGCTGGTGCTTTCGCCACTGGGAGCCGCCGCGCCGAGTGACCCCGACGCCCCGGAGCGCGAGCGGCTGACGGCCGAGCGTGACCGCCTGTACGGGGAACTCGCCGCCTTGACCGACGAGCGGCGACGGCCTGACCTGGAGCGCCGCGCGGCGCTGACCCTGCGGGCGCTGGACGCGCTGCCGCCTGCGCCTCCCCCGGCGAACCGGGCGGGCCGCACCCGCCGCCTCGCACTGATCGGGGTGGGGCTGGCCGCACTGGTGACCGTGGCTGGAGCGGTGACCTTTGTGCCGCGCTGGCAGCTTGCGGCCCTCTCGCCGCGTGAGGCGCAGACCGTCCAGAACTCGCTCGCGCTGCCCGAGTTGCGCCGCCGCGCCGAGGCCAGCCGCTCGGTGGCCGACTACCTCGCCTGGGGCCGGGCGGCCTTCGACTCCGCCCTGTACGACGAGGCGTCGAGCGCCTACGCGGCGGCCCTGCGGCTGGACCCCCGGCAGCCCGAGGCACTGCGGCGGTTGGGCATCGTGCTGCTGACCCGGCCCGCGCAAGGCGGCAAGGCACTGGGACCGGAGGAGGCGGAGCAAGCCTTCTTGCTGGTCCAGACGGCCGCGGGGCTCGCCCCCAACGACGCCGAGTCGCAACTGTTCCTGGGCTTTGCCCTCGTTCGCTTCGGGGAGGACGAGGCCGCCCTGACCGCACTGGAACGCTACCGAACCCTGAACCCCTCCGGCCGCGACGCCGACGAGACGATCACGGACATCCGCGCCCGCCAGAACGAGTCGGACCCCGGCCTGCGCGTCTACGCCGCCAACTGCGCGAGCTGCCACGGGGCGAACGGTGGGGGCGGGGCGCTGGGTCCCAGCCTGCGGGTGTCCAACCTCTCGCGGGATGGACTGCGGCAGATCATCCTCCAGGGCAAGGGGGCGATGCCCGCCTATCCCAACCTGGGGACGGACGACCTGAACGCCCTGCTGGACGTGCTGGAGCGCTGGCAGAAGGAAGGCGAGTGA
- a CDS encoding CoA ester lyase — protein MPAPDPSLRPRSVLFAPGGRADLIAKLPRSAPDAVVIDLEDAVPATPQAKAAARPVARDAARDLVAAAPHLAVFVRVNAVHSPFFEDDLAVLTPELAGVVVPKLEAAADVRRVRATLAERGLDLPLLAGLETGAGVWNAREILAEEGVEWAYFGAEDYTTDLGGTRTPGNLEVLYARSHVALAARLTGVHALDIVVTALNDPDAFREDAAQGRALGYGGKLCIHPAQVALAHEFFGPTDAEAERARRLLDAAHEAALAGHGAFSFEGQMVDEPMLAKARAILHAREQAN, from the coding sequence GTGCCTGCTCCTGACCCCAGCCTGCGCCCCCGCAGCGTCCTCTTCGCGCCGGGGGGCCGCGCCGACCTGATCGCCAAACTGCCCCGCTCCGCGCCCGACGCGGTCGTGATCGACCTCGAAGACGCCGTGCCCGCCACCCCGCAGGCCAAGGCCGCCGCCCGCCCGGTCGCCCGCGACGCGGCCCGCGACCTCGTGGCCGCCGCGCCGCACCTCGCCGTGTTCGTGCGGGTGAACGCGGTGCACTCACCCTTTTTTGAGGACGACCTCGCCGTGCTGACCCCCGAACTCGCGGGCGTGGTCGTGCCCAAGCTGGAGGCGGCGGCGGACGTGCGCCGGGTGCGGGCGACGCTCGCGGAGCGGGGCCTGGACCTCCCCCTCCTGGCCGGGCTGGAGACGGGCGCGGGGGTCTGGAACGCCCGCGAGATTCTGGCCGAGGAGGGCGTGGAGTGGGCCTATTTCGGGGCAGAGGACTACACGACCGACCTGGGGGGTACGCGGACGCCGGGCAATCTGGAAGTCCTGTACGCCCGCTCGCACGTCGCCCTCGCCGCCCGATTGACTGGGGTCCACGCGCTCGACATCGTGGTGACGGCCCTGAACGACCCCGACGCCTTCCGCGAGGACGCCGCGCAGGGCCGCGCCCTGGGCTACGGCGGCAAGCTGTGCATTCACCCCGCGCAGGTGGCCCTGGCGCACGAGTTCTTCGGCCCGACCGACGCGGAGGCCGAACGTGCCCGCAGGCTGCTCGACGCCGCGCACGAAGCGGCCCTCGCGGGGCACGGCGCCTTCAGCTTCGAGGGCCAGATGGTGGACGAACCCATGCTGGCAAAGGCCCGCGCCATCCTTCACGCCCGCGAACAGGCGAACTGA
- a CDS encoding aldo/keto reductase, with translation MTTSSPPHRRPLGRTNLLVTEIGYGAWGIGADMWKGAQDDESLAALRRYVELGGNFIDTAMGYGNGHSERLVGQVAREFPGTLVATKVSPRNMEWPAAPGTTADEAFPGEYVVRMTEASLERLGLPSIDVQQLHVWNDSWLGQGDWQEAAAQLKREGKIRAFGISINDHQPDNAVKAVESGAVDTVQVIYNVFDQSPQDRLLDACRMHGVGVIVRVALDEGSLTGTITPETTFPEGDWRHTYFGGSRKAELQPRLRAIETDLGISTAQLPETALRFVLSHPAVSTVIVGMRSVRNVERNLALADGRGLPAEQAHKLYAHRWDRNWYLPAGD, from the coding sequence ATGACGACCTCCTCCCCGCCCCACCGCCGTCCGCTCGGCCGCACCAACCTGCTTGTCACCGAGATCGGCTACGGTGCCTGGGGCATCGGCGCCGACATGTGGAAGGGCGCTCAGGACGACGAGAGCCTCGCGGCGCTGCGGCGCTACGTGGAACTCGGTGGCAACTTCATCGACACGGCAATGGGCTACGGCAACGGCCACAGCGAACGCCTCGTGGGGCAGGTTGCTCGTGAGTTTCCCGGCACCCTGGTCGCCACCAAGGTCAGCCCCAGGAACATGGAGTGGCCCGCCGCGCCAGGCACCACCGCTGACGAAGCCTTTCCCGGCGAGTACGTCGTGCGGATGACCGAGGCCAGCCTGGAGCGCCTCGGCCTGCCCAGCATCGACGTGCAGCAGCTCCACGTCTGGAACGATTCGTGGCTGGGTCAGGGCGACTGGCAGGAGGCGGCCGCGCAGCTCAAGCGGGAGGGCAAGATTCGCGCCTTCGGCATCTCGATCAACGACCACCAACCGGACAACGCGGTGAAGGCCGTGGAGTCGGGCGCCGTGGACACCGTACAGGTCATCTACAACGTCTTCGACCAGTCGCCGCAGGACCGCCTGTTGGACGCCTGCCGAATGCACGGCGTCGGCGTGATTGTGCGGGTCGCGCTCGACGAGGGAAGCCTGACGGGCACGATCACGCCCGAGACGACCTTTCCCGAGGGCGACTGGCGCCACACCTACTTCGGTGGAAGCCGCAAGGCCGAGTTGCAGCCCCGGCTGCGGGCCATCGAGACAGACCTGGGCATCTCCACCGCGCAGCTTCCCGAAACCGCCCTGCGCTTCGTGCTGAGCCATCCGGCCGTCAGCACGGTCATCGTGGGGATGCGCAGCGTTCGCAACGTGGAGCGCAACCTCGCCCTCGCGGATGGGCGGGGCCTGCCCGCCGAACAGGCGCACAAGCTCTATGCCCACCGCTGGGACCGCAACTGGTACCTCCCGGCGGGGGACTGA
- a CDS encoding cysteine desulfurase-like protein, which produces MTPEAIRAQFPPLASGRAYLDNAAGGLLPQRSIDAITGHLTRYGAINAMPGHRPGQEILALKGRAREGTALFLNANPEDVALGPSATALAFRLAAAFARLWGPGDEVILSGLEHEANASPWRELERVGVTVKVWHARQPDMGLHADDLSALLSPRTRLVAVTAASNALGATVDIPAVAAQVRAAGAWTVVDAVHSAPHVFPDVQGWGADFVMFSPYKVWGPHLGALWMSPEHRPHLAWPKLSFVPQGDITGLEHGTPQFELLAGWLGTLDYLRDLGGHATLSREALDAASARIVELERPVGERLLTGLLEAPRVTVYGPSASAARIGTVAFRVEGEAPEATAARLSERGVDVAAGHFYAVQPLKDLGLYPEGVVRASIAHYTTLEDVERLLAGV; this is translated from the coding sequence ATGACCCCCGAAGCCATCCGTGCCCAGTTCCCCCCGCTCGCCTCCGGGCGGGCCTACCTCGACAACGCGGCGGGCGGGCTGCTGCCGCAGCGCTCCATCGACGCGATCACGGGGCACCTCACCCGCTACGGGGCCATCAACGCGATGCCGGGACACCGGCCGGGGCAGGAGATTCTGGCGCTCAAAGGCCGCGCCCGCGAGGGGACCGCCCTCTTCCTGAACGCCAACCCGGAGGACGTGGCCCTGGGGCCGAGCGCGACCGCCCTCGCCTTCCGGCTGGCGGCGGCCTTCGCGCGGCTGTGGGGACCGGGGGACGAGGTGATTCTGTCGGGCCTGGAACACGAGGCGAACGCCAGCCCCTGGCGCGAGCTGGAGCGCGTGGGCGTGACGGTCAAGGTCTGGCACGCCCGGCAGCCCGACATGGGGCTGCACGCGGACGACCTCTCCGCGCTGCTCTCTCCGCGCACCCGGCTGGTCGCGGTGACGGCGGCGAGCAACGCGCTGGGGGCCACGGTGGACATTCCGGCGGTCGCCGCGCAGGTGCGGGCGGCGGGGGCGTGGACGGTCGTGGACGCCGTGCACTCCGCGCCCCACGTCTTTCCCGACGTGCAGGGCTGGGGGGCCGACTTCGTGATGTTCAGCCCCTACAAGGTCTGGGGACCGCACCTGGGGGCGCTGTGGATGTCGCCCGAACACCGCCCGCACCTCGCCTGGCCCAAACTCAGCTTCGTGCCCCAGGGGGACATCACCGGGCTGGAGCACGGCACGCCGCAATTCGAGCTGCTCGCCGGGTGGCTGGGCACCCTGGACTACCTGCGCGACCTGGGCGGCCACGCCACCCTGAGCCGCGAGGCGCTGGACGCCGCTTCCGCCCGCATCGTGGAGCTGGAACGCCCGGTCGGGGAACGGCTGCTGACGGGGCTGCTGGAGGCGCCGCGCGTCACGGTCTACGGCCCCTCCGCCTCTGCCGCCCGCATCGGCACCGTCGCCTTCCGCGTGGAGGGCGAGGCCCCCGAGGCGACCGCCGCCCGCCTGAGCGAGCGCGGGGTGGACGTGGCCGCCGGGCACTTCTACGCGGTGCAGCCCCTCAAGGACCTGGGCCTGTATCCGGAGGGCGTGGTGCGGGCCAGCATCGCGCATTACACGACGCTGGAGGATGTGGAGCGGCTGCTGGCGGGGGTGTAG
- a CDS encoding LLM class flavin-dependent oxidoreductase has translation MTPTPFQLGLYSFGDFTPDPATGVTLSPAERLKNLLEEAELADQVGLDVFGLGEHHRPDYLVSSPATVLAAMAARTHTIRLTSAVTVLGTDDPVRVYQQFATLDLLSGGRAEIMVGRGSFAESFPLFLGGMPADYDALFADRLELLLQVREREQVTWQGRTRPPLGGQGVYPRPEAPLPVWLAVGGTPSSARRAGTLGLPMALAIIGGAYERFAPFVRLYRDAARTAGHGELPLGINAHGFLADTSRGAADLAFPAHSLVMNRLGRERGWAPMGRAHFDAERGRGGALFVGDPEEVAAKILHQHELFGHTRFLMQMSVGTLPHAAMLRSIELFGTKVAPLVREEVARRQPTPSS, from the coding sequence ATGACTCCCACCCCCTTCCAACTCGGCCTGTATTCCTTCGGGGACTTCACGCCTGACCCCGCCACCGGGGTGACCCTGAGTCCCGCCGAGCGCCTGAAGAACTTGCTGGAGGAGGCCGAACTCGCCGATCAGGTGGGCCTCGACGTGTTCGGGCTGGGGGAGCACCACCGCCCCGACTACCTGGTGTCCTCGCCCGCGACTGTCCTCGCGGCGATGGCGGCCCGCACCCACACCATCCGCCTGACGAGCGCCGTGACCGTGCTGGGGACCGACGACCCTGTGCGCGTGTACCAGCAGTTCGCCACCCTGGACCTCCTCTCCGGGGGCCGGGCCGAGATCATGGTGGGGCGCGGCTCCTTCGCGGAGTCGTTCCCGCTGTTCCTGGGCGGGATGCCCGCCGACTACGACGCCCTCTTCGCGGACCGGCTGGAGCTGCTCTTGCAGGTGCGCGAGCGCGAGCAGGTGACCTGGCAGGGCCGCACCCGTCCGCCGCTGGGTGGACAGGGGGTCTACCCGCGCCCTGAAGCGCCCCTCCCGGTGTGGCTGGCGGTCGGCGGCACGCCGTCTTCGGCCCGCCGTGCGGGAACGCTGGGGCTGCCGATGGCGCTGGCGATCATCGGGGGGGCCTACGAGCGGTTCGCGCCCTTCGTGCGGCTCTACCGGGACGCGGCCCGCACCGCCGGGCACGGCGAACTGCCGCTGGGCATCAACGCGCACGGCTTCCTCGCCGACACGTCGCGGGGGGCCGCCGACCTCGCCTTTCCCGCGCACAGCCTCGTCATGAATCGCCTCGGCCGCGAACGGGGCTGGGCACCGATGGGCCGCGCCCACTTCGACGCCGAGCGTGGGCGGGGCGGGGCGCTGTTCGTGGGCGACCCGGAGGAGGTGGCGGCGAAGATCCTGCACCAGCACGAGCTGTTCGGCCACACCCGCTTCCTGATGCAGATGAGCGTGGGCACCCTCCCGCACGCGGCGATGCTGCGCTCCATTGAGCTGTTCGGCACGAAGGTCGCTCCGCTGGTGCGGGAAGAAGTCGCGCGGCGTCAGCCCACGCCGAGTTCGTAA